In Sphingomonas sp. SUN019, one genomic interval encodes:
- a CDS encoding AbrB/MazE/SpoVT family DNA-binding domain-containing protein: MNAPFLKPPRALKVIKVGNSLGVILPKEVLAKLGVEMGDALDLVDEPDGFRVRRHDAVFAEQMKVAREVMKRRRDALAELAK; the protein is encoded by the coding sequence ATGAACGCACCCTTCCTCAAACCGCCTCGCGCGCTCAAGGTCATCAAGGTCGGCAATTCGCTGGGCGTGATCCTGCCGAAGGAGGTGCTCGCCAAGCTCGGCGTCGAGATGGGCGATGCGCTCGATCTGGTCGATGAGCCAGACGGTTTTCGCGTACGGCGGCATGATGCCGTATTTGCCGAGCAGATGAAGGTTGCGCGCGAGGTGATGAAACGGCGTCGCGACGCGCTGGCCGAACTCGCCAAATAA
- a CDS encoding DUF4893 domain-containing protein, with protein sequence MRMFCALALIAGGVMSGCGGGGDRPATVATAAAPLDWRKVATPADRDRLRDWRTAWVDAFDRAKQDGAAQQIAAQGALFAPDRSLAGPVPPAGDYRCRVFKLGSKGKGPDFVTYPPFACRVDDEGGVSGFHKTGGSQRPVGLIFDADSGRAVFLGTMVIGDEVRAMEYGMDASRDMAGFVERVGAARWRMVLPYPRFESTLDVVEIVPVS encoded by the coding sequence ATGAGGATGTTCTGCGCGCTGGCGCTGATCGCCGGCGGCGTCATGTCCGGATGTGGCGGCGGCGGCGATCGGCCTGCGACAGTAGCGACGGCTGCTGCGCCGCTCGACTGGCGCAAGGTTGCGACACCGGCGGATCGCGACCGGTTGCGCGACTGGCGCACCGCGTGGGTCGACGCCTTCGACCGTGCAAAGCAGGATGGCGCGGCGCAGCAGATTGCGGCGCAGGGGGCGTTGTTTGCGCCCGACCGGTCGCTGGCCGGGCCGGTGCCGCCCGCGGGCGACTATCGCTGCCGCGTGTTCAAGCTGGGGTCGAAGGGGAAGGGGCCGGATTTTGTCACCTATCCGCCGTTCGCATGCCGGGTCGACGATGAGGGCGGGGTGTCGGGGTTTCACAAGACCGGCGGGTCACAGCGGCCGGTCGGGCTGATCTTCGACGCCGACAGCGGGCGTGCGGTATTCCTGGGCACGATGGTGATCGGGGACGAGGTGCGCGCGATGGAATATGGCATGGACGCGTCGCGTGACATGGCGGGCTTCGTCGAACGGGTCGGCGCGGCGCGGTGGCGGATGGTGCTTCCCTATCCGCGCTTCGAATCGACGCTCGACGTGGTGGAGATCGTCCCGGTCAGTTGA
- a CDS encoding patatin-like phospholipase family protein has translation MADVEPKVRRRAKAIPLPDQVALVLQGGGALGSYQGGVIEALSDAGIEPDWVAGISIGAINAAIVAGNPPERRVARLREFWDQTTSWLPSFPILPDDRVREFVHEWSAGFVALAGVPGFFGPRFVPPMLAVPGSCEALSFYDSTQLKGTLDRLVDWDLVNDGPVRLSVGAVDIESGNFRYFDSADERLDARHVMASGALPPGLPPVEIDGRWYWDGGLVSNTPLQHVLDHQREGMLVFQVDLFAAAADFPHTIMDVMAREKEIRFSSRTRQVTDQLMRLRTERELVRKVLAKLPDALRNDGDVRALTAMAAEQPVSLVHLIYRANAWEGGSRDYEFSHRTMREHWVAGQAAVEATMENAEIVAENVLTGRTAAFDLAR, from the coding sequence ATGGCAGATGTCGAACCGAAGGTACGCCGCCGCGCGAAGGCGATTCCACTTCCCGATCAGGTCGCATTGGTGCTGCAGGGCGGCGGCGCGCTGGGCAGTTATCAGGGCGGCGTGATCGAGGCGCTGTCCGACGCGGGAATCGAGCCGGATTGGGTCGCGGGCATCTCGATCGGCGCGATCAACGCCGCGATCGTCGCCGGAAACCCGCCCGAACGCCGCGTCGCGCGGTTGCGGGAGTTCTGGGACCAGACGACTAGCTGGCTGCCGAGCTTCCCGATCCTGCCGGACGACCGGGTGCGCGAATTCGTCCACGAATGGTCTGCAGGATTTGTCGCGCTGGCGGGCGTGCCGGGGTTCTTCGGCCCGCGTTTCGTGCCGCCGATGCTGGCGGTGCCGGGATCGTGCGAGGCGCTGAGTTTTTATGATTCGACACAGTTGAAGGGCACGCTCGATCGGCTGGTCGACTGGGATCTGGTCAACGACGGGCCGGTCAGGCTGTCGGTCGGCGCGGTCGATATCGAGAGCGGGAACTTCCGCTATTTCGACAGCGCCGACGAACGGCTCGACGCGCGGCACGTCATGGCGTCGGGCGCATTGCCGCCGGGCCTGCCGCCGGTCGAGATCGACGGACGCTGGTATTGGGATGGGGGATTGGTGTCGAACACGCCGCTGCAGCACGTGCTGGATCACCAGCGCGAGGGGATGCTGGTGTTCCAGGTCGATCTGTTCGCCGCCGCGGCCGATTTCCCGCACACGATCATGGACGTGATGGCGCGGGAAAAGGAGATCCGTTTCTCCAGCCGGACGCGGCAGGTGACCGATCAGTTGATGCGGTTGCGCACGGAACGCGAACTGGTGCGGAAGGTGCTGGCCAAGCTGCCCGACGCGTTGCGCAACGATGGCGACGTGCGCGCGCTGACCGCGATGGCGGCGGAGCAGCCAGTCAGCCTCGTCCACCTGATCTATCGCGCCAACGCCTGGGAAGGCGGATCGCGCGACTATGAATTCTCGCACCGAACGATGCGCGAACACTGGGTCGCGGGGCAGGCCGCGGTCGAGGCGACGATGGAGAATGCCGAGATCGTCGCGGAGAACGTCCTGACCGGGCGTACCGCTGCGTTCGACCTGGCGCGCTGA
- a CDS encoding 3-hydroxybutyrate dehydrogenase: MFLKGKTAMVTGSTSGIGLAYAKAFAAEGAAVVINGFGDADAIEQERAALAETSGAGALYDAADMTKPEAIAAMVARCHAELGGPDIIVNNAGIQHVSPIDEFPIDKWDAILAINLTSAFHMMRAAIPLMKTKKWGRIISTASAHSLVASPNKSAYVAAKHGIAGLTKTAALEVATDGITVNCISPGYVWTPLVENQIPDTMKARGLTREQVMNDVLLSAQPTKQFVTPEQVAAFALFLCRDEAASITGANLSMDGGWTAA; this comes from the coding sequence ATGTTCCTGAAGGGCAAGACCGCGATGGTCACCGGTTCCACCTCCGGCATCGGGCTCGCCTACGCCAAGGCGTTTGCGGCCGAGGGTGCCGCGGTCGTCATCAACGGTTTTGGCGATGCCGACGCGATCGAGCAGGAACGCGCGGCGTTGGCCGAGACGAGCGGTGCGGGCGCGCTGTACGATGCCGCCGACATGACCAAGCCCGAGGCGATCGCGGCGATGGTCGCGCGCTGCCATGCCGAACTGGGCGGGCCGGACATAATCGTCAACAATGCGGGCATCCAGCACGTCAGCCCGATCGACGAGTTCCCGATCGATAAGTGGGACGCGATTCTGGCGATCAACCTGACCAGCGCGTTTCACATGATGCGCGCCGCGATTCCGTTGATGAAGACCAAGAAATGGGGGCGGATCATATCGACCGCCTCGGCGCACAGCCTGGTCGCGAGCCCCAACAAATCGGCCTATGTCGCGGCCAAGCATGGCATCGCGGGGCTGACCAAGACGGCGGCGCTGGAGGTTGCGACCGACGGCATCACAGTCAATTGCATCTCGCCAGGTTATGTCTGGACGCCGCTGGTCGAGAACCAGATCCCCGACACGATGAAGGCGCGCGGGCTGACGCGCGAGCAGGTGATGAACGACGTGCTGTTGTCCGCGCAGCCGACCAAGCAATTCGTGACCCCCGAACAGGTCGCGGCGTTCGCGCTGTTCCTGTGCCGTGACGAAGCGGCATCGATCACCGGCGCAAACCTGAGCATGGACGGCGGCTGGACCGCGGCGTGA
- a CDS encoding isocitrate lyase, translating into MTYQDHSTTIGQLIQSQNGTWDGIDAEAVARMRLQNRFQTGLDIARYTAAIMRRDMAAYDADPAAYTQSLGCWHGFIGQQKMISIKKHFGTTKGRYLYLSGWMVAALRSDFGPLPDQSMHEKTSVPALIEELYTFLRQADARELGMMFRELDAARDAGNEVEAQRLLNAIDSHETHVVPIIADIDAGFGNAEATYLLARKMIEAGACALQIENQVSDEKQCGHQDGKVTVPHEDFLAKVRACRYAFLELGVEDGIIVTRTDSLGAGLTKQIAVSKEPGDLGDQYNSYLDCEEIDPATARNGDVILNRDGKLLRPKRLPSNLFQFREGTGADRCVMDCIASLQNGADLLWIETEKPHIEQIASMVDRIREVIPNAKLVYNNSPSFNWTLNFRQQVFDAWQQAGQDVSAYDRARLMSVDYDGTVLGDEADERIRTFQKDAAARAGIFHHLITLPTYHTAALSTDNLAKEYFGDAGMLGYVKGVQRKEIREGIACVKHQNMSGSDIGDDHKEYFAGEAALKAGGTHNTMNQFAA; encoded by the coding sequence ATGACCTATCAAGACCACAGCACCACGATCGGCCAGCTGATCCAGAGCCAAAACGGCACATGGGACGGCATCGATGCCGAGGCCGTCGCGCGTATGCGGTTGCAGAACCGCTTCCAGACCGGACTCGACATCGCGCGCTACACCGCCGCGATCATGCGCCGCGACATGGCCGCTTACGACGCCGATCCGGCCGCGTATACCCAGTCGCTCGGCTGCTGGCACGGCTTCATCGGCCAGCAGAAGATGATCAGCATCAAGAAGCATTTCGGCACGACAAAAGGTCGCTATCTGTACCTGTCCGGCTGGATGGTCGCCGCGCTGCGCTCCGATTTCGGTCCTTTGCCGGACCAGTCGATGCACGAAAAGACCAGCGTTCCCGCGCTGATCGAGGAGCTCTACACGTTCCTGCGCCAGGCTGATGCGCGCGAACTGGGCATGATGTTCCGCGAACTCGACGCCGCGCGCGACGCCGGGAACGAGGTCGAGGCGCAACGCCTGCTGAACGCGATCGACAGTCACGAAACCCACGTCGTGCCGATCATCGCCGATATCGACGCCGGGTTCGGTAATGCCGAGGCGACGTACCTGCTGGCGCGCAAGATGATCGAGGCGGGTGCCTGCGCGCTGCAGATCGAGAACCAGGTCAGCGACGAAAAACAATGCGGGCATCAGGACGGCAAGGTCACCGTCCCGCACGAGGACTTCCTCGCGAAGGTCCGCGCCTGCCGCTACGCGTTCCTGGAATTGGGCGTCGAGGACGGCATCATCGTCACGCGCACCGATTCTCTCGGCGCGGGCCTGACCAAGCAGATCGCGGTCAGCAAGGAGCCGGGCGACCTCGGCGATCAATACAACAGCTATCTCGATTGCGAGGAGATCGATCCGGCGACCGCGCGCAACGGCGACGTGATTCTCAACCGCGACGGCAAATTGCTGCGGCCGAAGCGCCTGCCGTCGAACCTGTTCCAGTTCCGCGAAGGCACCGGCGCGGATCGCTGCGTCATGGACTGCATCGCCTCGCTGCAGAACGGCGCGGACCTGTTGTGGATCGAAACCGAAAAGCCGCACATCGAACAGATCGCGTCGATGGTCGACCGTATCCGCGAGGTCATCCCGAACGCCAAGCTGGTGTACAACAACAGCCCCAGCTTCAACTGGACGCTGAATTTCCGCCAGCAGGTGTTTGACGCATGGCAACAGGCGGGTCAGGACGTGTCGGCCTATGACCGGGCGCGGTTAATGAGCGTCGACTATGACGGCACCGTGCTCGGCGACGAAGCCGACGAACGCATCCGCACCTTCCAGAAAGACGCGGCGGCGCGGGCGGGCATCTTCCACCACCTCATCACGCTGCCGACCTATCACACCGCGGCGCTGTCGACCGACAATCTCGCGAAGGAGTATTTCGGCGACGCGGGGATGCTCGGCTACGTGAAGGGCGTCCAGCGCAAGGAAATCCGCGAAGGCATCGCCTGCGTGAAGCACCAGAACATGTCAGGCAGCGACATCGGTGACGATCACAAGGAATATTTCGCGGGCGAGGCGGCGCTGAAGGCCGGCGGCACGCACAACACGATGAATCAGTTCGCGGCGTGA
- a CDS encoding type II toxin-antitoxin system death-on-curing family toxin, translating to MNWIWVEVDVALAAHDEQLSEHGGAAGLRDRSMLESAMARPQNLVAYGEPDVADLAASYAFGIAKNHPFVDGNKRTALVVSETFLALNGYALNCDDVAMVVTFLSLAAGEMTVDELVGWFRAHIVRG from the coding sequence GTGAATTGGATTTGGGTCGAGGTGGACGTCGCACTTGCAGCGCATGACGAGCAGCTGTCCGAACATGGCGGCGCTGCCGGGCTGCGGGACCGTTCAATGCTGGAAAGCGCGATGGCGCGGCCGCAGAATCTGGTGGCGTATGGCGAGCCGGACGTGGCGGACCTTGCGGCGAGCTATGCGTTCGGGATAGCGAAGAACCATCCGTTCGTCGACGGCAACAAGCGGACCGCGCTGGTCGTCAGCGAAACCTTTCTGGCGCTGAACGGATATGCGCTGAATTGCGATGACGTGGCGATGGTCGTGACGTTCCTGTCGCTTGCGGCGGGGGAAATGACGGTCGACGAGCTTGTGGGGTGGTTCAGGGCGCACATCGTTCGCGGCTGA
- a CDS encoding neutral zinc metallopeptidase codes for MRLDDFDPNINVEDQRGQSFGGGGGGGGLLLGLLPMIGSRFGCGGIVVVLILLAVFGGLGNIGSMFGGGGAPTTQTGQRSGEGSGATSACAVDASSRAACNAFSSADNTWEVLFAKSGQRFTAPKLVFYSGMGQSGCGAAQSAMGPFYCPSDQGIYLDTSFFRELETKFRASGDFAQNYVMAHEFGHHIQTLTGASDQVRRAQARATEAEGNALSVRLELQADCYAGVWAAQNRTRLDPGDLEEGMTAAQAIGDDTLQKESQGRVVPDSFTHGSSAQRQEWLQRGLQSGDPAVCDTLKGAV; via the coding sequence ATGCGCCTCGACGATTTCGATCCGAACATCAATGTCGAGGACCAGCGCGGCCAGAGCTTCGGCGGCGGTGGAGGCGGGGGCGGCCTGCTGCTCGGCCTGCTGCCGATGATCGGCAGCCGCTTCGGATGCGGCGGGATCGTCGTCGTGCTGATCCTGCTCGCGGTGTTCGGCGGGCTCGGCAATATCGGCAGCATGTTCGGCGGCGGCGGCGCACCCACCACGCAAACCGGTCAGCGCTCGGGCGAAGGCAGCGGTGCGACCAGCGCGTGCGCGGTCGACGCGTCGAGCCGCGCGGCGTGCAACGCGTTCAGCTCAGCCGACAACACGTGGGAGGTGCTGTTCGCCAAATCGGGCCAGCGCTTCACTGCGCCCAAACTCGTCTTCTACAGCGGCATGGGCCAGTCGGGATGCGGCGCGGCGCAATCTGCGATGGGGCCGTTCTATTGCCCGTCCGATCAGGGCATCTATCTCGATACCTCGTTCTTCCGCGAGCTCGAAACCAAATTCCGCGCGAGCGGCGATTTCGCGCAGAATTACGTCATGGCGCACGAATTCGGCCATCATATCCAGACGCTGACCGGCGCGTCCGATCAGGTCCGCCGCGCCCAGGCGCGCGCGACCGAAGCCGAGGGCAATGCGCTGTCGGTCCGGCTGGAGCTGCAAGCCGATTGCTACGCCGGCGTGTGGGCGGCGCAGAACCGCACCCGGCTCGATCCGGGCGACCTGGAGGAAGGCATGACCGCCGCGCAGGCGATCGGCGACGACACGCTGCAAAAGGAATCGCAGGGCCGCGTCGTCCCCGACAGCTTCACCCACGGATCATCGGCGCAGCGCCAGGAATGGCTCCAGCGCGGCCTGCAAAGCGGCGATCCCGCGGTGTG
- a CDS encoding cation diffusion facilitator family transporter, protein MPQPAQRESTIVIVAALLANLGIAVAKFIAAGITGSSAMLTEGVHSVVDSFNQVLLLWGQHRAKRPADKIHPFGYARELYFWSFVVAILIFGVGAVVSIYEGYLHVVEPEPLFDPTINYIVLAVAFALEGTSWVIAMRAFARTKGPESWWQAVRRSKDPTGFIVLFEDSAALVGLVVAGIGVWASHQFDDGRIDGIASIVIGGVLGVVAVLLAREAKGLLIGERADPAVIERVRAIVAASPGVTSVNHVRTIHTGPESVFAAISADFADDLTMGDAETLIEQIETQLKAAEPTLVSIYIRPEKRENATLVVETTPPA, encoded by the coding sequence ATGCCCCAACCCGCGCAGCGCGAATCCACCATCGTCATCGTCGCCGCGCTGCTCGCGAATCTCGGCATCGCGGTCGCCAAGTTCATTGCCGCGGGGATCACCGGATCGTCGGCGATGCTGACCGAGGGCGTCCATTCGGTCGTCGACAGCTTCAATCAGGTTCTGCTGCTATGGGGTCAGCACCGCGCGAAGCGACCGGCGGACAAGATCCACCCGTTCGGCTACGCGCGCGAACTCTATTTCTGGAGTTTCGTCGTCGCGATCCTGATCTTCGGGGTCGGCGCGGTCGTCTCAATCTACGAAGGATATCTGCACGTCGTCGAACCCGAGCCGCTGTTCGACCCGACGATCAACTACATCGTCCTCGCCGTCGCCTTTGCGCTGGAGGGCACGTCATGGGTCATCGCGATGCGCGCCTTCGCCCGCACCAAGGGCCCTGAAAGCTGGTGGCAAGCGGTGCGGCGGTCGAAAGACCCGACCGGGTTCATCGTGCTGTTCGAGGATTCGGCGGCGCTGGTCGGGCTGGTCGTCGCGGGTATCGGCGTCTGGGCGAGCCACCAGTTCGACGACGGCCGGATCGACGGTATCGCCTCGATCGTCATCGGCGGCGTGCTGGGCGTCGTCGCGGTGCTGCTGGCGCGCGAGGCGAAGGGACTGCTGATCGGCGAGCGCGCCGATCCCGCCGTCATCGAGCGCGTCCGCGCGATCGTCGCCGCCAGCCCCGGCGTCACATCGGTGAACCACGTCCGCACGATCCACACCGGGCCGGAAAGCGTTTTCGCCGCAATCAGCGCCGATTTCGCCGACGATTTGACAATGGGCGATGCCGAAACGCTGATCGAGCAGATCGAAACGCAACTAAAGGCCGCCGAACCGACGCTCGTGTCGATCTACATCCGTCCGGAAAAGCGCGAGAATGCGACGCTCGTGGTTGAGACGACGCCGCCTGCGTGA